The Planctomycetaceae bacterium genome includes the window TCAGTCGGACGCGGCGGTGGTGGTCGGGCATGACGGTCCCGGCAGCGATCTGCAGATACCCCGCAAGTTCTACGAGTACATCGGACTGGGCAAGAGCATCCTGGTCACCGGCGGCAGTTGTGCGGGCATTTCGCAGCTCCTGGCCGGGCGCAGCCACGAGTCGATCTGGATGGTCCCGGAGCAGGCCGACGGCGGCGCCAAGCTCGCCGACGCGCTGGAGCAGATCGTCGGGCGCTGGCAGAGCGGCCTTCTGAGCGGACCGCAAGACCTGCGCGCCGACTTCACGTCAGAGGTGATGGCCCAGCGGATACGCCGGGTGCTGATCGAGACCGTCGAGGCGGCGGAGGCGCCCGCGGCGGCGGCCAAGGAGGACGCTCCATGATCTTCAACCTTCGCGCGGCGATTATGACGGTGGTGGGGCTGGTCTGCTTCGGCGTGGCGATCCGCCGCCCCCACAAGGGGCTGCTGCTGCTGGCGATTCTGTATTTCTTCCGCCCCGACCTCTGGGGCGCCGAGACCTGGTGCCGTCCCACTCTCTGGGTGACGCTGGCGGTGCTGATCGGCACGCTCTTCGACGCCGGCGCCAAGGACGCTCCCCATGGCAGAGCGCCGGGAGAACCGGCTCGCACGGGTGTGGCGCTGCGCTGGCTGGGTCCGATCCTGATCATGTACTTCGCCTCGATCTTGAGCGGTCCGCTCTTCGGCGAGCAGGGGATGATGTTTCTCCAGGAGATCTACAAGATCTTCATCGTGGCGTTTCTGATCGTGCGACTCTGCGACACACCGGCCAAGCTGGCGGCGTTCCTGATGGCCGTGCTCGTCGGGTCGCTCTGGTATGCAAAGGTCTGCGTCCTGGGTTGGGCGATGATGGGCTTTGCGGATGCCGTCCGGATCGACACGGCCGCCGGGCAGGGCGGCGGGTCCAACCACATCGCCTGGGCGCTGTCGGTGATGCTGGCGCCGATTCTCTACCTGGTCTTCAAGGGTCAGGGCTGGCGGAGAACAGCCGCCATCGCCGCATTCGGGTTCTATGTCGTGGCGATCGTGGCGACGGGCTCCCGCGGCGGACTGGTCTGCATGGCGGTGGCCGTCGTCGTGACGATGATCGCCATGCGCCGCACGCTGTGGCTGGTCGCGATGGCGCTGCTGCTGGCGATGGCGATTCCACTGGTCTCCGCGGCCCGGGTGGAGCGGGCCGAGACGCTGACGCTGGACCCGGCCAAGATGGACGCCTCGATGCTGAGCCGCTATCAGAACATGGTCATCGGCACGCAGATCATCGCCGACAATCCGCTGTTCGGTACGGGCCTGGGCTCGTTTCCCTTCGCCAAGAGAAAGTACATCCGCTACGACTACGCCGGCGAACTGTACCACGTGGCCCACAACACCTACATCCAGATGGGCGCCGAACTGGGCCTGCCGTTCCTGGCGTTCTTCCTGGCGATGAACGTGTTCGTATTGAGGTATCTGCTGCTGCGGCCGCGACGCGGGTTGTCCGACGAGGATCAGCAGCGCATGGATTGGGTGCGCATCTCGATGCTCGGGGCGCTGGCGGCGACCCTGGTCAACATGATCAAGAGCGACATGGCCCGGTGGGACTTGTTCTGGTGGATCTACGCGATGGCCCTGGCATACCACAGCGTCCGCGTGCGGTACGAGGCACGGTCGGCGGTATCGCCGGCCGTCAGCCAGGCCGCGGACCCGCCTCAGCGCAGCAAGAGCGGACGGTTTCAACCCGCCGCCGAGCCGGCAATGACACGCTCATGAAGAAGATGAAGGACCAACAGCCCAAGGCCCCGCTGCACGTGCTGCACGTGATCAGCCAGTTTGGTCACGGCGGGATGGAACTGGCCCTGGCGCGCGTGACGCGGGCACTGGGCGCGCCCCTGCGCCACAGCGTTGTGGCCATCAGATCGAGTCTCGGCGCCGGCGACCTGCTGCCCCCGGACGTGCCGCTGTACTGCCTCAACGCCGCCGGGCGGGACTGGCGGGTGCCCCTGCGCTTGTGGAGGCTGATCCGCCGGATACGCCCTGACGTCATCCACGCTCGCAACTGGGGCGCCCTGCCGGACGTCGCGGCGGCGAGGCTGCTGGCCGGGCGGGTCCCCTTGATCTTCAGCCTGCACGGCTGGTCCAACCTGACCGACATGCCGCTGAGGCGGCGCGTGGCCTTCAAACTCGTCGGCGCCACCGCCACGCGATTGTTCGCCGTCAGCTCCGAACTCCAGCAGGCGCTGCAGCAGCGTTTCGCCCGCCGCGCCTCGACGATCGGCGTCATCCCCAACGGCGTCGACACTGGTCTGTTCTGCCCCGCCCAGACGCCTCGCGCCGCCGCGACGCCGCTGGTCGTCGGCACCGCCGGCGGACTGCGGGCCGTCAAGAACCACGCCCTGCTGATCCGCTCGTGCGCCGCCCTGGCGGCCTCGGGGATCGATCTGCAACTGCAGATCGCCGGCAAAGGCGAGTTGCGCGACGACTTGGCAGCGTTGGCCCAGACACTTGGACTGGCCGACCGCCTTGTGCTGCCAGGCAATGTCGACGACGTGCCGGCCTTCCTGCGGGGGCTGGACATATTCGCCCTGCCCAGTTTCAGCGAAGGCCACCCCAATGCGCTGCTGGAGGCGATGGCCTGCGGCCTGCCCTGCGTGGCGACCGATGTCGGCAGCGTTCGCGAGGTGCTCCGGGACGGTTGCTTCGGACGGCTGGTGCCCTCTGACGACGCCGAGGCGCTGGCCGACGCCATCGCTTCTCTGGCCGCCGACGCGGAGGCGCGCCGGCGCCTGGGGAGCGGGGCCCGCCAGCATGTCTGCCGCAACTACGGAATGGAACGCATGGCGGCGGCCTATGCGGAGCTTTATTTCGGCACGGCCGCCCGCGTGGCGACATGAGAGTTCTTTCGTTTTCATCCTGTTTTCCCAGCACGCCGGCGCCCAGCGAAGGCATCTTCGTGTTCGACCGGCTCAAGGCGATCTCTGCCCACGCCTCTCTGCGGGTGGTACACCCGGTGGCGTGCTGCCCGCTGATGGGCCCCATCCGACGCCCCGCGGGTTTGCCCGAAAGCGAGGCGCTGGACGGGCTGCCCGTCTGGCATCGGTACTATCCGTACGTTCCGGGTGTGCTCAAACGCTTCGACGGGTGGTTCTACTATCGCGGTCTGCGGCGGTGGGTCGCCCGGCGCTGCCGCAACTGGCAGCCGGATATCCTCGACGCCCACTTCGCCTGGCCCGACGGCGTCGCCGTGAGCCTGCTGGCCAGAAGCCTGGGCCTGCCCTACGTCATCACCCTGCGCGGCACGATCAACCCTCGCAAGGAGATTCCCTGCTTCCGCGCCCGCATGGCTCCCGCCCTGCGCTGCGCCGGCGCCGTCATCAGCGTCAGCGGGCCGATGGCCGAGACGGCCATCGAAATGGGCGCCGCGCCGGAACGAGTGCATGTCATTCCCAACGGCGTTGACGCCGAGGCGTTCCAGCCATGCCCCCGTGACGCCGCCCGCCTGCGCCTGGGGCTGGACCCGCGACGGCAAACGCTCGTCTGCGTCGCCAGCCTCAAGGCGCCCAAAGGGCAGCGAGACCTGCTTCATGCGGCTGCGGACCTGGCGTCGCGGCCGATGATCGTGCTGGTCGGCCCGCCCGCCGCCGGAGCGGGGTACGTCCAGTCACTGCGGACTTTGGCGGGGCGGCTTGGCATGAGCGAGAGGCTCAAGATCATTTCAGCCGTGCCGCGTCAGGAAGTGGTTGATTACTTTAACGCGGCCGACCTGACCGTGTTGCCCAGTCATTCCGAGGGTTGCCCCAACGTGCTGCTGGAGTCGCTGGCGTGCGGAACGCCGCCAGTGGCCACGGCGGTGGGGGGCGTCGCGCAGATTATCCGCGACGGCGACAACGGCCTGCTTGCCCCGCCAGGCAACCCCGCCGCCCTGGCGGTCGCACTGGAACAGGCCCTGGCGCGTCCGTGGGATCGCGCCCAACTTCGCCAGTCCGTCATCGCCCGCTCCTGGGCGGTCGTGGCTGAAGAAGTCACGCAGGTGTTTAGCGAGGCGATCAGTCGCAGCCGTCATTGCGACAGCGGCCGCGACGGCGAGCCATCCTTATAGTACCGGTCCGAGCGGGCGTTCCTCCGCCAGTGGGACTGATACGCAGTAGTGCCGATATCGAAGACCTGGAGAGTACCATTTCGGCTTTCTGTACCCGCACCACGTGATTTTATCGGACTCAGCATGGCGGCTCAGCGGCGGAGCAAAGCCATTCAAAACGCTAACAGAACTATGGTTATATCTGGATAAAACAAGTCTAAGATAAAAGACTATAAGCTCATAGGAAAAAATCCCCTCCGGAAGTACTTGTTTTGCCTACCCCGGGTATAGTACCTTTTCTTAAAGCCTGAGCCTCTGTTGGGCTTTGGTTTTGAAGCTGCGATTCTCCCCCGCCTGACCGGCCGGAACAGGCAGAGAATCGCGACCCGCCTGAATCTCTTTCGGAACTTTTTAGGAGAGGTATCATGGACCCAGCCTTCGGCCCCAAGTTCGAGCAGCTCGAAGACCGGCTGTTGCTGAGTATCAGCCCGATCCCTGTCGGAACATTCCTTGAGGTGGGTGGGCAGGCCGTCATGGAGACGGAAAACTTCACTACCAAGGCCGCAGGCGCCGGCGCCGGAGCCAACACCGCCTGGACCGCAACCACGGGCGCCACCGGCTACAGCGGCGCCAGCGCCATGGCCGCCACGCCCAATGCCAAAGTCAGCATGGGCGACAGCCTCGACGGCGCGCGGCTGGACTACCAGGTCAATTTCGAGACGGCGGGAACCTACTACGTGTGGGTCCGCACCATCGGGGCCACCGGCTCGGACGACTCGATCAACGTCGGTCTGGACGGGCAGGCCGCCACGCTGGGCAAGTGGGGCATGAGCATGACCACCTCGGCGTGGGGCTGGAACGACTGCGTCGTCGACGGTAACGGCGCCACGCGCGTGACGATCGACGTCAAGGAAGCCGGGCTGCACACATTCAATATCTGGATGCGCGAAGACGGCACAGTCATCGACAAGGTCATCCTGACCCAGGATGCCGCTTTCAAACCCACAGGCGTCGGCCCGGTTGAAAGCAGCCGCGCCGCGACGAGCCAGAGCCCGGTCGCTGTCAATGATGCAGTTTCGACCGAAGCAGGCAAGCCCGCAACGGTCAACGTGCTGGCCAACGACAGTGACCCCGATGGGGACGCTCTAAGCGTCGTCAGCTTCACCCAGGGCGCCAAGGGCAGCGTCAGCGCCGGAACAAATGGCACGCTGATCTATACGCCGGCGGCCGGTTTCGTCGGCGACGATGCCTTCAACTACACGATCTCCGACGGCAAAGGCGCGACCGCGTCGGGCAGCGTGGCGGTGACGGTCACCGCGGCGCCGACGGCCGGCGACGGCGCCTTCCTCGTCAGCGGCGGGCTGGTGTCGATGGAGGCGGAAAACTTCAGCGCCAAGGTCGCCGGCACCGGCGCCGGGGCCAACACCGTCTGGACAGCCACGACGGCCCTTTCGGGCTTCAGCGGCGCCAACGCCATGCAGGCCCTGCCCAACGCCAAGGTCAGCCTGGGCGACAGCCTGACCGGCGCGCGGATGGACTACCAGGTCCAGTTCGACGCCCCGGGCACGTACTACGTGTGGATCCGCACCATCGGCGCCACCGGCTCGGACGACTCGGTCAACGTCGGCCTCGACGGCCAGGCCGCCACGCTGGGCAAGTGGGGCATGACCATGACCACGTCAACCTGGGCGTGGAACAACGGCGTCAAAGATGCCGGCGGGACCACCCGCGTGGCCATCAACGTCACCACCGCCGGCGTCCACACTTTCAACGTCTGGATGCGCGAGGACGGAACGGCCGTCGACAAGATCATCCTGACCCGCGACGCCAGCTTTACGCCCACCGGCACAGGCCCTGCCCAAAGCGCCCGCGCCGGCGGCCCCGCCGCGAACGCCGACCCGACAGCCGCCAACGACGCGGCCTCCACCGCCGAAGACACGCCGGTGACCATCGCCCCGCTGACCAACGACCGCGACGCCGACGGCGATACGCTGACGATCTCGGCCAACACCCAGCCGGCCAACGGCACGCTGGTCAAGAACGCCAACGGGACCTTTACCTACACGCCCAAGTTGAACTACAACGGTACGGACAGCTTCAACTACACCGTCAGCGACGGCAAGGGCGGCACGGCCAAGGCGCTGGTGAACATCACGATCACGCCGGTTAATGACGCCCCGGCGGCCGTCGACGACGCGGCCACCACCGCCGAGGACACGCCGGTGACCGTCAACCCGCTGGCCAACGACACTGACGTCGATGGCGACGCGCTGACGATCTCGGCCAACACCCAGCCGGCCAACGGCACGCTGGTCAAGAACGCCAACGGGACGTTCACCTACACGCCCAAGCTGAACTACAACGGCGCTGACAGCTTCAACTACACCGTCAGCGACGGCAAGGGCGGCACGGCCACGGCCACTGTCGCCATTACGGTCACGGCGGTCAATGACGCCCCGGCGGCTGTCAACGACACGGCCACGACGCCGCAGGGTCAGCCCGTGACGATCGATGTGCTGGCCAACGACAGCGACGTCGACGCCGACACGCTCAGCGTGGCCAGCTTCACCCAGGGCGCCCACGGCAGCGTCATCGCCGGAAGCGATGGATTGGTCTATACGCCCGCGGCCGCCTACAGCGGGCAGGACAGCTTCACGTACGTCGCCTCCGACGGCAAGGGCGGCCAGGCGACCGGCACGGTCACGCTGACGGTGACGCCGGTCAGCACCACCGGCGCGTTCATCGAGAGCGGCGGGCAGGTGTCGATCGAGGCCGAGAACTTCACCGGCAAGGTGTCCGGCACCGGCGACGGCGCCAACACAGCCTGGACGGCCACGACCGCGCTGACGGGCTTCAGCGGCGCCGGCGCCATGCAGGCGCTGCCCAACGCCAAGGTCAGCCTGGGCGACAGCCTCGTCGGCGCCCGGATGGACTACGCCATCGAGTTCAAGACGCCCGGCACGTATTACGTGTGGGTGCGCACCCTCGGCGCCACGGGATCGGACGACTCGATCCACGTCGGGCTCGACGGCCAGGCCGTCACCACCGGCTCGTGGGGCATGAGCGACACCACCGCGACGTGGGACTGGAACAACAGCAAGGTCGATGCCAGCGGCGCCACGCGCGTGACGGTCAACGTCGCCACCGCCGGCGTTCACACGCTGAACGTCTGGATGCGCGAGGACGGGACGGCCGTCGACAAAATCGTGCTCAGCCGCGACGCGACGTTTACCCCCACCGCCACCGGACCCGTCCAGAGCCCGCGCACGGGAACGACAACCAACGCCAGTCCGCTGGGCTATAACGACGCAGCCACGACGACGGCGGGCAAGGCTGTCGTCATCGACGTGCTGGCCAACGACATCGATCCCGACGGCGACACGCTGAGCATCAGCCAGTACACCCAGCCCGCCAGCGGCACGCTGGTCAAGAACAGCAACGGGACCTTCACCTATACCCCTGCCGCCGGCTTTGCGGGCACCACGAGCTTTGGCTACACCGTCACCGACGGCAAGGGCGGGTACGGCACGGCGAACGTGGACATCCTGGTCGTCGCTGATACCGGCGGCGGCACGGGCACGGGCGTCCCGGGCGAAGAGCTGGGCAGCGTGTACTACATCGACCGCGATGGAGACGGCTACGGCGTGGCCAGTTCGAAAGGCCCCGACGCCGACGACACCGACGCCAGCGTGTATACGTGGCAGCAGGGCGTGGCCAAGTACGGCACGTTCAACGCCTTCCTGTCGCACCTGGGCTACGATCCCACGCGGATCATCTATGTCTCCAAGACCGGCAGCAACACCACCGGCGTCATCGGCGACATGAACAAGCCCTTCGCCAGCTTTTCGGCGGTTTCGCTCAAGCCCGGCGACATGGTGATCTACCGCGGCGGGACGTACGGTTCGTTCAACGACAACAGCGTCGACGGAACGGCCAGCAACCCCATCGTGTTCATGGCCATGCCCGGCGAGAAGGTCGTCTTCAGCTCCACCGGCGACGCGATGGGCGTCGACGGCAGCTACGTGATCTTCGACGGATTCGTCGCCAGCAACCCCAACAAGAACGGCGCCGGATCGGGCATCGAGAACCACTACGGCCACAACATGACGTTCCGCAACATGGAAGCGGTGGGCTTCAAGTGGGGCTTCCACGCGGTGCAGGACCTGCAGAACATCCTGGTCGAGTACAGCGTGTTCCACGACAACCCGGGCGAGCACGGTCTGTACTTCGGCTCGCGCGACCTGCCCAGCGCGAATATCACCATCCGGGACAGCCTGTTCTACCGCAATGGGCGGACGGGCATCCAGTTCAACGGACGGGTGACGAACCTGCTGATTGAAGACAACGTGATCCACACCAACAACCTCGGAGGCGTCTCGTTCCTCGAGGGCGTGCATGATTCGACCGTGCGGCACAACTTGATCTTCAACAACAACAAGCAGGGCATCGTCGTCAACACCTACGACGACGCAATGTCGACCATCCTGCCGTATAACCAGTACAACCTGACCATCGAGGACAACATCATCTGGGTTGGGCGCTATAGCTGGAACGGGAACTACCAGCCTGCGAACTTCCAGGGCATCCTGTTCAACGACACCACTGCCGCCCAGAAGTACCAGATTTACGGCTGCGTCATCCGCAACAACACCATCGTGACGTACGCCGGTCCGGCGATCGAGTTCAACAACAGCCGGACCACCAACAACGAGGTGTACGGCAACACGTTCTACCGCATGAGTGGCGGATCGGGAACCGGTGCGTTCGCCATCAACGGGACCAACTACAGCTTCTCGTCCTTCGAGGCCTACTCCTCGAAGTACCATGGCAACACGTACGCCGACCCGGGCTTCGCGGATGCCTCCGTGAACTACTACTTGACCCCCGACAAGTTCGATTTCCGCCAGTTGTAACGTTAAGGGCGGCCTGGTCGGAGGCCTGTCGGATCGGCCCGCATCGAACCCGGTGCGGGCCGATCTCTATTTATCGCCCAAGCCGCGGCAGGCGGCAGGCCAGTCCGCAACTAAATGCCTAGTATCAACTTGGCGGTGGTGAAGTAGATCAGCAGACCGGTGATGTCGACGATGGTGGTCAGGGCCGGGCTGGCGACGACGGCGGGGTCCCACTTCATTTTGGCGGCCCCCAGGGGCAGCAGCGCGCCGATCAGCGTCGCCGTGATCACCTGCAGCGACAGCGCCACGGCGATCGCCAGGCCGATCTTGCCCAGGGAGAAGCCGGTCTTGATCTCGCTGCCGGCGGATAGCCACATTACCTTGGCGAACGACAGCACCCCCAGGATCAGCGCCAGCAAAAGGGCGATCTTGAACTCCTTGAAGATCACGCGCAGCACGTCGCGCGGACTGACCTCGCCCAGCGCCAGCGCCCGCACGACCACGGTGGCCGACTGGCTGCCCGTGTTGCCGCCGGTGTCGGCCACCATCGGCATGTACAGCGCCAGAATGAGCAGGTTCATCAGCGTGGCTTCGTAGCCGTGGATGATCAGCCCGCTGACCAGCCCCAGGGCAGCCAGGCCGACGATCCAGTACGCGCGGTTCTTGAAATGCACCCACGCGGGCGTCTTGAGATATTCGCCGGCGGCGTGGCGGCCGGAAATGGCCATGAACTTTTCGATGTCTTCCTGCTGCTCCTGGCGCAGAATGTCCATCGCGTCGTCGTGGGTGACGATGCCCACCAGCACGTTGTCGTCGCTGACGACGGGGATGGCGATCAGGTCGTACTTTTCGATCGACCGGGCGGCCACTTCCTGGTCGTCGTTGACGCCGACGGAGATCACGTCGCTGTGCATGATCTCCTCGACCGTCTGGGCGGGCCGGGCCAGGATCAGGTCCTTCAGCGAGACGAACCCCACCAGGCGATGCTGGGCGTCGACGACGTAGATGTAGTAAATGGTCGCCTTGCCCGGGGCCTGGATGCGGATCTGCTCCAACGCCTGCGAGATGGCGATGCCCGGACGAAGCACGGCGTAGTCGGTGGTCATGACCGA containing:
- a CDS encoding O-antigen ligase family protein — encoded protein: MIFNLRAAIMTVVGLVCFGVAIRRPHKGLLLLAILYFFRPDLWGAETWCRPTLWVTLAVLIGTLFDAGAKDAPHGRAPGEPARTGVALRWLGPILIMYFASILSGPLFGEQGMMFLQEIYKIFIVAFLIVRLCDTPAKLAAFLMAVLVGSLWYAKVCVLGWAMMGFADAVRIDTAAGQGGGSNHIAWALSVMLAPILYLVFKGQGWRRTAAIAAFGFYVVAIVATGSRGGLVCMAVAVVVTMIAMRRTLWLVAMALLLAMAIPLVSAARVERAETLTLDPAKMDASMLSRYQNMVIGTQIIADNPLFGTGLGSFPFAKRKYIRYDYAGELYHVAHNTYIQMGAELGLPFLAFFLAMNVFVLRYLLLRPRRGLSDEDQQRMDWVRISMLGALAATLVNMIKSDMARWDLFWWIYAMALAYHSVRVRYEARSAVSPAVSQAADPPQRSKSGRFQPAAEPAMTRS
- a CDS encoding glycosyltransferase, translating into MKKMKDQQPKAPLHVLHVISQFGHGGMELALARVTRALGAPLRHSVVAIRSSLGAGDLLPPDVPLYCLNAAGRDWRVPLRLWRLIRRIRPDVIHARNWGALPDVAAARLLAGRVPLIFSLHGWSNLTDMPLRRRVAFKLVGATATRLFAVSSELQQALQQRFARRASTIGVIPNGVDTGLFCPAQTPRAAATPLVVGTAGGLRAVKNHALLIRSCAALAASGIDLQLQIAGKGELRDDLAALAQTLGLADRLVLPGNVDDVPAFLRGLDIFALPSFSEGHPNALLEAMACGLPCVATDVGSVREVLRDGCFGRLVPSDDAEALADAIASLAADAEARRRLGSGARQHVCRNYGMERMAAAYAELYFGTAARVAT
- a CDS encoding tandem-95 repeat protein, with protein sequence MDPAFGPKFEQLEDRLLLSISPIPVGTFLEVGGQAVMETENFTTKAAGAGAGANTAWTATTGATGYSGASAMAATPNAKVSMGDSLDGARLDYQVNFETAGTYYVWVRTIGATGSDDSINVGLDGQAATLGKWGMSMTTSAWGWNDCVVDGNGATRVTIDVKEAGLHTFNIWMREDGTVIDKVILTQDAAFKPTGVGPVESSRAATSQSPVAVNDAVSTEAGKPATVNVLANDSDPDGDALSVVSFTQGAKGSVSAGTNGTLIYTPAAGFVGDDAFNYTISDGKGATASGSVAVTVTAAPTAGDGAFLVSGGLVSMEAENFSAKVAGTGAGANTVWTATTALSGFSGANAMQALPNAKVSLGDSLTGARMDYQVQFDAPGTYYVWIRTIGATGSDDSVNVGLDGQAATLGKWGMTMTTSTWAWNNGVKDAGGTTRVAINVTTAGVHTFNVWMREDGTAVDKIILTRDASFTPTGTGPAQSARAGGPAANADPTAANDAASTAEDTPVTIAPLTNDRDADGDTLTISANTQPANGTLVKNANGTFTYTPKLNYNGTDSFNYTVSDGKGGTAKALVNITITPVNDAPAAVDDAATTAEDTPVTVNPLANDTDVDGDALTISANTQPANGTLVKNANGTFTYTPKLNYNGADSFNYTVSDGKGGTATATVAITVTAVNDAPAAVNDTATTPQGQPVTIDVLANDSDVDADTLSVASFTQGAHGSVIAGSDGLVYTPAAAYSGQDSFTYVASDGKGGQATGTVTLTVTPVSTTGAFIESGGQVSIEAENFTGKVSGTGDGANTAWTATTALTGFSGAGAMQALPNAKVSLGDSLVGARMDYAIEFKTPGTYYVWVRTLGATGSDDSIHVGLDGQAVTTGSWGMSDTTATWDWNNSKVDASGATRVTVNVATAGVHTLNVWMREDGTAVDKIVLSRDATFTPTATGPVQSPRTGTTTNASPLGYNDAATTTAGKAVVIDVLANDIDPDGDTLSISQYTQPASGTLVKNSNGTFTYTPAAGFAGTTSFGYTVTDGKGGYGTANVDILVVADTGGGTGTGVPGEELGSVYYIDRDGDGYGVASSKGPDADDTDASVYTWQQGVAKYGTFNAFLSHLGYDPTRIIYVSKTGSNTTGVIGDMNKPFASFSAVSLKPGDMVIYRGGTYGSFNDNSVDGTASNPIVFMAMPGEKVVFSSTGDAMGVDGSYVIFDGFVASNPNKNGAGSGIENHYGHNMTFRNMEAVGFKWGFHAVQDLQNILVEYSVFHDNPGEHGLYFGSRDLPSANITIRDSLFYRNGRTGIQFNGRVTNLLIEDNVIHTNNLGGVSFLEGVHDSTVRHNLIFNNNKQGIVVNTYDDAMSTILPYNQYNLTIEDNIIWVGRYSWNGNYQPANFQGILFNDTTAAQKYQIYGCVIRNNTIVTYAGPAIEFNNSRTTNNEVYGNTFYRMSGGSGTGAFAINGTNYSFSSFEAYSSKYHGNTYADPGFADASVNYYLTPDKFDFRQL
- a CDS encoding glycosyltransferase, producing the protein MRVLSFSSCFPSTPAPSEGIFVFDRLKAISAHASLRVVHPVACCPLMGPIRRPAGLPESEALDGLPVWHRYYPYVPGVLKRFDGWFYYRGLRRWVARRCRNWQPDILDAHFAWPDGVAVSLLARSLGLPYVITLRGTINPRKEIPCFRARMAPALRCAGAVISVSGPMAETAIEMGAAPERVHVIPNGVDAEAFQPCPRDAARLRLGLDPRRQTLVCVASLKAPKGQRDLLHAAADLASRPMIVLVGPPAAGAGYVQSLRTLAGRLGMSERLKIISAVPRQEVVDYFNAADLTVLPSHSEGCPNVLLESLACGTPPVATAVGGVAQIIRDGDNGLLAPPGNPAALAVALEQALARPWDRAQLRQSVIARSWAVVAEEVTQVFSEAISRSRHCDSGRDGEPSL
- the mgtE gene encoding magnesium transporter yields the protein MKQLLLVPELRELLASEDVEPIRHLIAESHPAIVAELISGLEAGEIWRVLHLLPVKDRAEVFSHFDLDQQVELATGQNRRDMARLLEEMEPDERADLVQQLDEKVQGELLPLVAKAEREDIRKLVSYAEGTAGSVMTTDYAVLRPGIAISQALEQIRIQAPGKATIYYIYVVDAQHRLVGFVSLKDLILARPAQTVEEIMHSDVISVGVNDDQEVAARSIEKYDLIAIPVVSDDNVLVGIVTHDDAMDILRQEQQEDIEKFMAISGRHAAGEYLKTPAWVHFKNRAYWIVGLAALGLVSGLIIHGYEATLMNLLILALYMPMVADTGGNTGSQSATVVVRALALGEVSPRDVLRVIFKEFKIALLLALILGVLSFAKVMWLSAGSEIKTGFSLGKIGLAIAVALSLQVITATLIGALLPLGAAKMKWDPAVVASPALTTIVDITGLLIYFTTAKLILGI